CGTAGGCATCGGCGAGCAGCGCCCAGACCTCGGCATCCACATCGGCACCATGGGTGTCGACCCGCAGATCCTCGGCTTCATGGTCGTGTCCGGCCACATGAATGTAAGCCACGCGCTGTGGCGGCAAACCACGCAGAAAGGCTTGCGCGTCATAGCCATGGTTGATGCTGTTGACCACGATGTTGTTCACATCCAGCAGCAGCTGGCAATCGGCTTCATCGAGCACTGCACAGATGAACTCCAGCTCGCTCATACGGGCGCCGGGCGCGGCATAGTAAGACACGTTTTCAACCGCCACCGGGCGCTGCAGATGCGCCTGAACGGCCCGAATACGCGCGGCCACGTAGTGCACTGCGTCCTCAGTGAACGGAATCGGCATGAGGTCATACATATGACCCTGATCGCCACAGGCACTGAGGTGCTCGGAATAGCTGACCACCTCGTGCTGATCCAGAAAACCCTTGAGGCGGTCAAGAAAGTCACGGTCGAGCGGACGTGGGCCACCCAGGTCCAGAGACAGACCATGGCAGTACAAGGGCTTGTGCCTGAGCGCTTCGGCAAACTGCCGGCCCAGGCGTCCGCCCAGCCCCATCCAGTTCTCCGGCGCGACTTCAATGAAGTCGACATTTTCCGGCGGCCTGTCGAGGAACTGCGGCAGGAAATCCCGCCGCAGCCCCAGACCAGCCGCAGCCAGTTGTGATGACATCAGCGCGCGATCACTTGCCGATCATGCGGTCCATGGTGGACTGGTTGCCACCACACTTGCCTTCAC
The Oceanococcus atlanticus DNA segment above includes these coding regions:
- a CDS encoding HvfB family MNIO-type RiPP peptide maturase — protein: MSSQLAAAGLGLRRDFLPQFLDRPPENVDFIEVAPENWMGLGGRLGRQFAEALRHKPLYCHGLSLDLGGPRPLDRDFLDRLKGFLDQHEVVSYSEHLSACGDQGHMYDLMPIPFTEDAVHYVAARIRAVQAHLQRPVAVENVSYYAAPGARMSELEFICAVLDEADCQLLLDVNNIVVNSINHGYDAQAFLRGLPPQRVAYIHVAGHDHEAEDLRVDTHGADVDAEVWALLADAYAHVGVVPTLLERDFNIPSLEALLGEVEQIHQIQQQHLSKAVRAHG